TACCATTGATGAGTATCAGTCCAGTTAAGTACTAAGCAAAAAAAAAGCAGGCTACTCAAATCTTGAATAGCCTGCTTTAAAAATAATATTTAATCCTTTTTAGAATCCAATCTTATTACAAACGGATTGTGGTAGATTGATATCATAGGTGTGACCATCAATCACCTTCACATTCATGGTGTCAATCTGGTCTTGGCCATACTGTGCGCGGAAGTCATAATAAGCGCCATCTTCCAGACTGGTAAAGCTGTATTGGGTTACAGTATTATTTACAAAGCGATAGAGTTCGCTAAAAGGAGCCTCATCGCTGGGATCATGAGCACGGTAGTACATCACTACCCCTACTGGAGGTTGGATGAAAGCGCCATCACAGCGCAAGCGATAAGCTAAGGTTACCGGATCAATAGCGCTGTTGTAGTCAATTTCAATTTTCCAGCCATTGCTGGTTTCGCTGGCATTGAAGCTGTAATTGCTGTTTTTCAGGCTACCGGATTTCGCTCTAACCTCTTTTAATACTAAGGGTTGCAAGGCTTTAATATCTTGTTGAGGATTGGAGGAAGTAATGCTTGGTGACTCATAATTAAAAGAACCTCCCAACTCAACCACATATTGGATATTAGTATTCAGAATTTCAAAAACCAATTCTAAGTTACCGGTAGCGCTCGGTACATTGGCGCTCTTTAAATTACTGCTAATGCTATATTCGTATGAAGGAGTGAGTTTAGGGGAATACCAAAGTCTGTAAGCATTGCTTTCCGTGCTATAGCTTAAGGGATCAACTGAAATGTCGATGTAGAGAACGTCATTGTCATCTTTCTTCACCACTAAATCCTGGTTCGACATAAACTTCCAAACCTGTTCTTCGGGTTCAAAGTATTTTACGCCAGCACGATCACCTACCGCAAAGGGCTGTAGCGTTTCGGGATTGTAGAGATTAGGATCTATATCCAAGCGAACGGTAGCATTGAGGCCCGGAGGGGTCAGGATTTCGGTTAAACCGCCATTCTCATTAATTGCGGCAAATGAGAAATCTTCACCTTCACCCAAGCTAACACCTCCATCTCCTGTTGTTGGCACGACTAGGTCTATAGCGCCATCCCAAACAGCAATAAAAACGGAGCCGTCAATAATTTCAATTTCAAAACGGTTAGCCTTCTTGCCAAGGATAACGTTTCCTTGCTCATCTAAAAACTTGGTGCCTGGAGGTATAGTTAAGGCCACTTTACTATTGGTTTTCTGGGCAGAAACTTGAATGGTGTCGCTGGTTTCTCCGGTGCTGGGATTGGTGCTGAAGCCAGCTGTGCCCACTGCAATATTGGAAGGAAGGTTTGCAGTGTTCAATAACCTTAACTCCTTGTTTTGATAGTATTGGCCTTCTTTCACCTCATAGGAGAGGTTGCTGCCTAAATAGCCCGGGGCTGAAGCATTTATACTAAATCGAAGGGGAGAACCTGCAACAGGTTCCTGCTCAGTGGGAACCATTAATTGCACAAGCTTACCACTGTTTTGAATGTTTTGAGTTCCATCTAAAGCGTAGATCTTGCTGGCATCGGGACCACTAAGTTTAATACGCAGGTTCGCCGGTAAAACGGTAGTGGAATCATTGGCGTCTACCAAATCGGTAATGGCAATATAGCGGTAAAAAGTGGGGTTTACATGCACATCAAAATCATTGATGATATCATCCGGTTTGGTACAAGAAAAAAGGCTTAAGCTGAAAGCTAATAGGAGTAGCGGTTTAATAAAGCGAATCATGGGGTTTTAAATAGGGTTGCTAAAAATCCTTATACAACCAATACCAGAATGGTTCCATTGCAGCAGCGGGAATAAGGGTTTGTAAATTTAAGTAATGTGCGGAAAAGTCTTAGGGCTTTGATTTTCAGGTATTAATGTTTGTTGGTTGAATTTGATCCAGAAGGAAAAGCGCCTGTTTCAAAATTCTTAAAGGCTTAAAGAAGAATATATGTCCCTGGCATTATTGACTACGCTGATAATCTTTCCTTCTGGAGAAACCAGAATATAGCTTGGAAAGAGAGTGATATTGAAATGCTTCCGAAATTTAGCATCAGCTAAAGCTAAAGTCCAGGGCAAATCATGGCTTTTGCGATAGACCTCTACACTCTGTTGATTGTCGTGCTCGAATACTCCGATGACTTCCACTTTGGTGCTGGCGTAAATCTTTTTGATCTCTGGTTCTTGCTTGAGGCAGCCCCCACACCAGGTGCCACCTACATCAATAATTAGAGGTTTCCCATCTTTTAGGAAACTTCCCACATTAGCACTGCTGCCATCTAAAAGCTGAATTGAAAAGTCAGATATATCTTCACCTTCAATGAAAACCGGCTCAGGTTTAGTGCTGGTTTTGGCTAAGGAAATTTGTCTGCCATCCGGACTAAAACTCTTTAAGTAATATGCTTGGCTGTAGAGACTGAAAACAGCATTGGGGTCCAATACCTGAGCTTGTCTTAGTAAGGAACTAAAGTCTTGATTACCTTGAAATGTTCCCTCTAAAATTAGAATGCGATCTCCTTGGGAATGCGTTTCCATCCTAAAGCAACCGTCGGCCGAATTATCCAGAAGTAAAATACTGATGGCTTTCCCCTCCAAGCTATTCTGACTCAGTCGTAGATTTAGTCGTTTGGCGGTAAGCCAAAATCTTGGACCTATGATTTCACTTTTAGGATATTTGGATTGATACCGAGACTTGAGCGCGGATTCATTGTTGGGGGAAATTTGACTTCGGCCAATTTCATAGTAAAGAATTGCCTTTTGATGATTTTCATTAGCCAGGCTAAACGTCTCCTTGTTTTTATAGGAGATAGCCTTGCCATCATCACTAAAATCTAAATTGCCATTTCGGTCTAGGTAAATAGTGGCGACTGAGTCTTGATAGCCTTCAATCAGAAAACAGATTTCTCTGGGAAAAGAAGAATGCTTTAGACCGGTGAAATAAAGAAAACCATAGGCAGTGTTTTCGGTCTTGATGCCCTTTGGGAGTTGCTTAATATCAGCACTTTGCTCCTGATTGTTGATTTGATTTTTGGATAGTTTAAAAAGGGGGACAAAACTGACTAGGTCACTCTCCAAA
The Croceimicrobium hydrocarbonivorans genome window above contains:
- a CDS encoding TlpA family protein disulfide reductase translates to MKFSALFLLLTFSYPIIAQEIPLELEANYISQFGLESDLVSFVPLFKLSKNQINNQEQSADIKQLPKGIKTENTAYGFLYFTGLKHSSFPREICFLIEGYQDSVATIYLDRNGNLDFSDDGKAISYKNKETFSLANENHQKAILYYEIGRSQISPNNESALKSRYQSKYPKSEIIGPRFWLTAKRLNLRLSQNSLEGKAISILLLDNSADGCFRMETHSQGDRILILEGTFQGNQDFSSLLRQAQVLDPNAVFSLYSQAYYLKSFSPDGRQISLAKTSTKPEPVFIEGEDISDFSIQLLDGSSANVGSFLKDGKPLIIDVGGTWCGGCLKQEPEIKKIYASTKVEVIGVFEHDNQQSVEVYRKSHDLPWTLALADAKFRKHFNITLFPSYILVSPEGKIISVVNNARDIYSSLSL